The Micromonospora violae DNA segment GGGCTACGGCGGCCGGGCGGCCCTGCGCCGAGGGCTCCGGCGGCTAGGTGGGGCTTCGGCCCAGCATGAGTCCCCGATTTGCCGCAACGGGACCGCAGGCATCTCGCCCTCAGGTCCACCATGCCGGGATGTCATCGACTCGCCTCGTCACCCTTCTCGGCGCTGCCGTGCGGCATCAACGACACCTACGCGACCTGAACCAGCGTCAGTTGGCCGCGCTGGCCGGTGTCGACCAGGCAGCGGTGGCCCGGTTCGAACGCGGTGAGCGAGCCCCGACCATCCCGGTGCTGGAGCGGCTGTTTGCCGCGATGGACGTGCAGTTGGTCATCGGGGTCGAGCCGTTGGACGCGCACCTCGACACCCAGATCGACGACCTGGCCGCCCGGCCGATCGCCGAGCGGATAGACGCGCTTTGCCTGGATCGGCTGCTGGACCGGCTCACCGACTTCCCGCAGGTGATCACCGGATGCGCCGCAGCACTGTTGCAGGGCGCACCGGTGCCGGTCGACGCGCTGGAGATCGCCCTGCGCTGGCAGGACAGCAAACCGTTCACCCGCTGGCTGGAGACGAACTACGGCCAGCGGTGGAACGCCCGCTGGGGTGAGTTCGGTGGAGTCTGGTTGGAGCCCGAGGAGCCCGGCGAACACCTGTGGTCGACCCGGTACGGGGAGATCAGGGCCACGATGTGCGACGAGCTACCCGAGACGATCGAGGTACGCCACGGCGGGCGGAGTTACCAGGTGGTGCCACTTGTCGAACTGGAACTGAGCGAGCCGCGCGCCGCCGAGTTGTTGCGCCGCTACCGGGACCAGCAGTTGGCCAGCGACCGCTGACCCAACTGCCGGTCGAACCCGCCGTGCACCGGCTAAGCCGGCAGTGCGCCCGCTCAGCCTGCGGTGCGCTCCCAGTCGATGGTGGGCAGGCCGGCGTCGGCGAGTGCCTTGTTGGCGGCGCTGAACGGACGACTGCCGAGGAAACCGCGCGGGTTCATCGGGCTGGGGTGGCCCGCCTCCAGCACCACGTGCTGCGGATTGGTGACCAGCGCCGCCTTCTTACGGGCGTAGCCACCCCAGAGCAGGAAGACCACCCGCTCGGGTGCCGCGTCGAGGGCTCGGATGGTCGCGTCGGTGAACTCTTCCCAACCGGCGTTGGCGTGCGAGCCCGGGGTGGCCTGACGGACGGTCAGCACCGCGTTGAGCAGCAGCACACCCTGGGCGGCCCAACCGTCGAGGTTGCCGCTGCGCGGCTTCGGGACGCCCACGTCCTCGCCCAACTCCTTGAAGACGTTGCGCAACGACGGCGGCACCGTCACACCGTCGCGGACGCTGAAGCTCAACCCATGTGCCTGCCCGGCCCGGTGGTAGGGATCCTGCCCGAGGATCAGCACCCGGGTGCCCTGCGGTGGGCAGAGCCGGTATGCCGAGAACAGATCCTCCAGGGGCGGGAAGACGGTCTGCGTCGCGTACTCCCGTGAGACGAACTCGCCCAGCGCGGCGGTGCGTGCCGGGTCGAGGTGCGGGGTGAGCACGGCACGCCACTGCTCCGGCAGCAGGGCCAGCAGATCCAGGGCGGGAACGTCGTCGGGCATTGGCAACCTCTCACAGCGCGGGTCGGTCCCCCGCACTCTAGGCACCGGGTACGACACCAGCCGAACTAGCCCAGGTCGGCGAGCCGCCGGGCCCAGTCGCCGCCGACCGGGTCCAGTTCGACGATGCGGGTGTCGTCGTCGCGGCGGTCGATGCGAACCCGCAGGTGCGCGTCCACCAGCTGCTCCACCAGGCCCTCGCCCCACTCCACCACGGTTACCGAGTCGTCCACCGACGCGTCGAGGTCCAGGTCGTCGATCTCCGCGCGCGGGTCGGTGGCGGCACCCAACCGGTACGCGTCGGCGTGCACCAGTGCCGCCCGGCCGCCTCGGGTCGGATCGGGGCGGTGCACCCGGGCGATCACGAAGGTCGGCGAAGTGATGTCCCCGAGGACACCGAGCCCAGCACCGATGCCCTGGGTGAGCGCGGTCTTACCGGCGCCCAACGGACCGGTCAGCAGCACCAGGTCGCCGGGGCGCAACAGCCCGGCCAGCCGCCGGCCGAAGTCCCGAGTGTCCTCGACGGTCGGCAGCTTGACGACGTGACTCACCGTTCCTCCACGCTCTGCAATGACTCCAGGAACCGCGCCAGGGCGGCGTTGACCTCGTCCGCGTGCTCCAACATGACCACGTGACCGCTGTCCTTGATCTTCACGAACTCGGCATGCGGCACCCGGCGGACGATCTCCTCGGAGTGCGTCACCGGAGTGATCATGTCCTTGTCGCCGACGACCACCAGCACCGGAGTCGCCGCCAGCGCCGCCAGCGCCGGGAAGCGCGAGTGGGTCGCCAGGGTGCGCAGGTAGCGGGTCACCGTATCGGCCGACGTCCGGGAGTTCATCGTCTCCACGTAGGACACCAGCGACGGGCTGGGCTTGCGGGTGCCGAAGCCGTACTTGCGGGTCAACAGCCAGGCCACGTTCGACGTCGACTTGCGGGCCTTGTCGATCACCGGCCCGCCGTAGCGGGTGGCGTTGCTGACCATGTACAGCACCGGGCCACCGACCCGGCCGAGCAGCGCGGGCGCGACCAGCTTGGTCTCCGCGACGAGCCCGCCCGACGTGGCCATCAGCACCGTGCCCACCACCCGGTCACCGAACAACTCCGGGAACAACTCGGCGAACGCCATGATGGTCATGCCACCCATCGAATGGCCGACCAGCACCAGCGGCCCGTCCGGCGCGGTCCGGTCGATGACCTGGCGCAGCGTCTGGCCGAGCACGGTGAGGTCGTACTCGCCGGTCTCCAGCCGGCCGGACCGGCCGTGACCGGGCTGGTCGTACGCCACGATCCGGTAGTCACCGCGGGCGGCGAGCATCTGGCGCTGGAAGTGGAACGTCCCCATGTCCAGGCAGAAGCCGTGCACCAGCACCACCGTCGGGTGCCCCGGCGCCGGCCGGGTCGGCTCGACGACTTCGACGTGGATGTCCGTGCCGTCCGGCAACTCGAGGCGGAACGCCTCGTCGTACCGCTGATTGTCGAACGTCTCGTGCGCGTAGCGGTCGGCCGGGTCGGCCTTGAGCCGGCGGACCAGGGTCCGTTCGGTCGCGACCCCGGCCGCCAGACCCGCGGCGGCCACCCCCACCGCCGCGCCGACGATCCCCGCGACCCGACCCGCGGCCGTCCGGGGACGCGGAATGCGGTAACTCATGGCCGGTCGCCGTCGTAGACCCGGGGCACCCGCGTGCCGCCGAACCGGGTGACGATCTCGTAGTTGATCGTGCCGACCGCGTCGGCCCAGTCGTCCGCGGTCGGTTCGCCGTCGACGCCGCTGCCGAAGAGCGTCGCCACGTCGCCGTCGGCCACCGGGTCGTCGCCGCAGTCGAGCACGAACTGGTCCATGCAGACCCGCCCGGAGATCGTCCGGCGTACGCCGCCGAGCTGCACCGGGCCGGTGTTGG contains these protein-coding regions:
- a CDS encoding helix-turn-helix domain-containing protein, coding for MSSTRLVTLLGAAVRHQRHLRDLNQRQLAALAGVDQAAVARFERGERAPTIPVLERLFAAMDVQLVIGVEPLDAHLDTQIDDLAARPIAERIDALCLDRLLDRLTDFPQVITGCAAALLQGAPVPVDALEIALRWQDSKPFTRWLETNYGQRWNARWGEFGGVWLEPEEPGEHLWSTRYGEIRATMCDELPETIEVRHGGRSYQVVPLVELELSEPRAAELLRRYRDQQLASDR
- the ung gene encoding uracil-DNA glycosylase, with protein sequence MPDDVPALDLLALLPEQWRAVLTPHLDPARTAALGEFVSREYATQTVFPPLEDLFSAYRLCPPQGTRVLILGQDPYHRAGQAHGLSFSVRDGVTVPPSLRNVFKELGEDVGVPKPRSGNLDGWAAQGVLLLNAVLTVRQATPGSHANAGWEEFTDATIRALDAAPERVVFLLWGGYARKKAALVTNPQHVVLEAGHPSPMNPRGFLGSRPFSAANKALADAGLPTIDWERTAG
- the tsaE gene encoding tRNA (adenosine(37)-N6)-threonylcarbamoyltransferase complex ATPase subunit type 1 TsaE encodes the protein MSHVVKLPTVEDTRDFGRRLAGLLRPGDLVLLTGPLGAGKTALTQGIGAGLGVLGDITSPTFVIARVHRPDPTRGGRAALVHADAYRLGAATDPRAEIDDLDLDASVDDSVTVVEWGEGLVEQLVDAHLRVRIDRRDDDTRIVELDPVGGDWARRLADLG
- a CDS encoding alpha/beta fold hydrolase, which produces MSYRIPRPRTAAGRVAGIVGAAVGVAAAGLAAGVATERTLVRRLKADPADRYAHETFDNQRYDEAFRLELPDGTDIHVEVVEPTRPAPGHPTVVLVHGFCLDMGTFHFQRQMLAARGDYRIVAYDQPGHGRSGRLETGEYDLTVLGQTLRQVIDRTAPDGPLVLVGHSMGGMTIMAFAELFPELFGDRVVGTVLMATSGGLVAETKLVAPALLGRVGGPVLYMVSNATRYGGPVIDKARKSTSNVAWLLTRKYGFGTRKPSPSLVSYVETMNSRTSADTVTRYLRTLATHSRFPALAALAATPVLVVVGDKDMITPVTHSEEIVRRVPHAEFVKIKDSGHVVMLEHADEVNAALARFLESLQSVEER